Proteins from one Panicum virgatum strain AP13 chromosome 7K, P.virgatum_v5, whole genome shotgun sequence genomic window:
- the LOC120642226 gene encoding uncharacterized protein LOC120642226: MAVRTKASQTRTFYLHKRSIGSQKDDGLPRSQASKEARPALLCSLILAPSPAAAAECMGTRESKCYPSPPDSTSKSAAPAPAKEASPPTTTISSLSLGSTSNSSSSSSAACSSSPPRPRDLILLHDSSKSRECDVVVLDPRSSYHCRLQQAHLCASSWQWQACNTQTQAQAPATQTAASAAAQEAEAGNGAGGGR; the protein is encoded by the exons TAGCCAGACACGCACTTTTTACCTACATAAACGATCCATTGGTTCCCAAAAAG ATGATGGCCTTCCCCGCAGCCAAGCCAGCAAGGAAGCAAGGCCTGCTCTTCTCTGCTCATTAATTCTTGCACcatcaccagcagcagcagcagagtgcATGGGCACCCGCGAGAGCAAATGCTACCCCTCTCCTCCCGATTCCACCAGCAAAtcagcagcaccagcaccagcaaaGGAGGCTTCTCCTCCCACTACCACTATCTCCTCGCTGTCTCTAGGGTCAACTTCCAActcctcatcgtcgtcatcagcgGCTTGCTCCTCGTCGCCTCCACGACCGCGTGACCTCATCCTCCTCCACGACAGCAGCAAGAGCAGGGAGTGCGACGTGGTGGTGCTGGACCCCAGGTCCTCCTACCATTGCAGATTGCAGCAAGCTCACCTCTGTGCATCCTCCTGGCAATGGCAGGCTTGCAACACCCAAACACAAGCCCAAGCGCCCGCGACCCAAACAGCAGCTTCTGCAGCAGCACAAGAGGCAGAAGCCGGCAACGGAGCAGGTGGCGGAAGATGA